One Synechococcus sp. Nb3U1 genomic window, CAATTTCCCGGAAGGCATCCTGCAGGTCAAAGTCCAACTGGGCCGCACGGGATCCCAACACCAACGAAGCCAGCAAATTGCCCTCTCGTACCCCCAACCCGCTGATGAAAGCCCCTCGAATGCGGCGGCGCAACGCCCAGCCTCCCCAACTGCGTCCTCCCGCTTGTGGAACCACCTCCTGAGCACTCAGCCCGGCGAAGGATCCCTGTCGGAGCAAATAGGCTTGAAAATCGAAAGCCCCCGGATTCAAGGCCGGACTAGGCAAATAGAGGGATCCCGTCAGCCGTACCCGCTGGCTGGGGTGTAAATCCTGTTCTTCAGAATTGACAGGATCGGTGGTGACATAGAGCTTGCCAGAAACCAAGCGAGCCGTTTGATCCGAGTTCAACACTGCTCAGCCTGCAGCCAAAATTGCAGCCGTTCGCTGCGGGTCAGACGTGGCTCGGAGGTGATCTCGCCAACAATGCTGATTCCTTGCTGCGGTGCCAGCAGACTAATGTCCGTCGGGCCGGGAAAAGGTTGTCGCCAGCCCAAATAGCCCCAAGCGATCCAGCCCACCAACCCCATCGCCAGCCAAGTGCGAACCCAGCGCGGTCGCTTCCGGCAAAGCAGGGATCCCAGTAAGCCCAACCCCAGCGGCACCCCCCACCCCCAGCCAGCTCCCTGTGGCCAGGCCCGCATCAGTAGGCCCAAAATCCAGCCCAACCCCAGCAAATAGGTGCCGTCCATGTCCCCGCAGCCTGTTTGCCCCCCACTGTACCGTCGCAGTCAAGAGGGAGCCATTCGGCAGTCTTAACCTGACGGACTGTTCTCGAGGCACCTGCTGGGTTTCATCCCCGCTATCCCCACAAAACGTATTGAAAGATACTCTTTCTCGGCTAGCTCAAAGGGAGTGTAGATTAGGGCAGAGTGCGTGCTGAACGGGATTCCACCCTCAGTTTGTCCTCTGTCTTTCCCAATCTGTTTTCCTCGACTTTATGCGCATCCAATCCATCCGCGTTCTCAGTGGCCCTAACTACTGGAGCATCCGTCGTCAAAAGCTGATCCAAATGCGGCTTGACCTAGAGGATCTACAGGAGCGGCCCACCAACGAGATCCCTGGCTTTAAGGAAGGGTTGGAAGCGTTGTTGCCGGGGTTGTGGGAACATCACTGCTCCCGCGGCTGCTATGGAGGGTTTTTGCAACGGGTGGAAGAGGGCACCTGGATGGGGCATGTGGTCGAGCATGTGGCCCTAGAAATGCAGACGATGGCCGGGATGGCTGTGGATTTTGGCCGTACCCGCGAAACCTCTACCCCCGGCACCTACAACGTGGTGTTCGAGTATCAAGAGGCGGAAGCTGGGCGGTTTGCCGCCAAGGCTGCGGTGTATCTCTGTCAAGCCTTAGTGGATGGCGAAGACTACCGCCGCGATCTGGAACTAGATATTCAAGAGCTGCGGGAAATTCGGGAAAACGTTCGCTTCGGCCCCAGCACCCAATCTTTACTGGACGAAGCCACCCTGCGGGGGATCCCCCATCTGCGCCTCAGCAAGGGATCCCTGGTGCAACTGGGCTATGGGGTGCATCAAAAGCGCATCGAGGCCACCACCACCGAAAAAACCAGCATCATCGCCACTGATCTGGCCGGAGATAAACGGGCCACCAAAGAACTGCTACAGGATATGGGGATCCCGGTGCCCAAGGGCTATACGGTGCGTCGTCGCAGCGAGCTAAAGGCCACCATCGAGGATGTCGGGGGCTATCCGGTGGTGATCAAACCCCTCAATGCCAACCACGGCAAAGGCATCACCGTCAACATCACCAGTTTGGAAGCCGCCGAAACCGCCTACGATGCCGCCAGCCAACACTCGGATGTGGTGTTGGTGGAAAAGCACCTAGTGGGGGAAGATTACCGCCTGCTGGTGATCAACAACAAACTGGTAGCGGTGGCCAAGCGGATCCCGGCCTACGTCGTGGGGGATGGCCGCTCCACCATCCAAGAGCTCATTGATGAAGTGAATAAAGATCCGCGGCGGGGCTTCGGGCATGAGAATGTCTTGACCTTGATCAGCGTCGATGATATGACCCGGCGGGTACTAGAGGGCAAAGGCTATACCCTAGACACGGTGCTGCCCCGCGGGGAACATTGCACCCTCAAATCCACCGCCAACCTCAGTACCGGCGGCATTGCCGTCGATTGTACCGACATCATCCACCCCTACAACCTCTTCATTGCCGAGCGAGCTGCCCAAATTATTGGCTTAGATGTAGCTGGGATCGACCTGATCTGCCCCGATATCACCCAGCCTGTCAACGAAACCGGCGGCGGCATTGTCGAGGTGAATGCCTCTCCCGGCTTACGCATGCACCTAGCCCCCAGCGAAGGGCTGCCGCGCAACGTGGCGGAGCCGATCATCAACATGCTCTTCCCCCCCGGCAGCCATACCCGCATCCCGATCCTGGCGGTGACCGGCACCAACGGCAAGACCACCACCACCCGTCTCATTGCCCATATCCTCAAAGGCATTGGCAAGCGGGTGGGCTTTACCACCACCGATGGGGTGTACATTCAAAACCATCAAATTGCCAAGGGAGATATGACCGGTCCCTACAGCGCTCGTCTGGTGTTACGGGATCCCACCGTGGAGGTGGCGGTGCTAGAAACAGCGCGGGGAGGTATTTTGCGGGAGGGGCTGGGCTTCCCGGAATCCGACATCGGCGTGGTGTTGAATGTTACATCAGATCACCTGGGGATTGGGGATATCGACACCCTAGAAGAGATGGCTCGTGTAAAGTCAGTCTTGGTGGAGGCAGTACATGAGCGGGGCTATGCCGTTCTGAACGCGGACGATGGCCTGGTGGCGGCCATGGCAGAAAACGTGAAGGCGACGGTGGCCTACTTCAGCATGAACCCAGAAAATCCCCTCGTTCAAAAGCACATTGCCTCGGGTGGTACAGCAGCGGTTTATGAAGAGGGCTACATTTCCATTGTGAAGCGAGGCTGGAAGCTGCGCATTGAGGATGTCACCAACATTCCCCTCACCCTCTCTGGCAAGGCCAGCTTTATGATCCAAAATGCTCTGGCGGCAACCTTGGCGGCCTTCCTGCATGGGGTCTCCATCGATGATATCCGCATGGCACTGGGCACCTTCACCAGTTCCGTAGCCCAAACCCCCGGTCGGTTGAACCTATTTGATGTCGGTGGCTATCAGGTGTTGGTGGATTACGCCCACAATGCGGCGGGGTACGAGGCGATTCAAACCACCCTGGAGCGCTGGGACTGCCAGCAAAAAATTGGCGTGATTGGTGGGCCTGGGGATCGGCGCAACAGCGATCTACAGGAGCTGGGGGTGTTGGCGGCCCGCATGTTTGATCGCGCCATTGTCAAAGAAGACGATGACCGCCGCGGTCGGGATCCGGGAGAGGTGGCGGCTCTGATTCGGCAGGGCTGGGAACAGGAAAAAGCCGGGAGCAGCTTGCAGGACATTTTAGATGAGGCGGAAGCCATCGAAACTGCCCTAGAAAAAGCTGAAACAGGGGACTTGGTGGTCATTTTCCCCGCCGATGTGCAGCGCACCATCCAGATTATTGGCCGCTTTCAGGATAAGCTCAACCCCAAACCCAGCTACCGTAGCTCCTCCTACAGCATGGGCCCAGACTTTGTTCCCCACCCCCACAGCGGCAAACCCCTAGAGGTGGATGGCGTCACGGCCACGGGCACCCCCGAGTAACAGGGCCGGCAACCCTCACGACTCCAAACAGGTTAAGACTGAGTTAAAATAACCCACAAGCCAGTATTGGCGATATTCTAGGGTTCAGGCTTTCCGACGGGTGAGCAGGTTTGGGGACTTCTGTCTCGGCAAGGGGTGGGCCTTGGGCTTGCGTGTTGCCGTCAGGGATCCCTAACTTTTAAGGAACCTTAAGCGTTTCTAAAAAGATCTAAGGGCTGCGAACAGAACGTTAGGGTTCCAAAGGGGCCTTCGGAATGTCGGTAGGGTAGTAGTGAGCTTCGCAAGGTAGGGAAACGGCTCATGGACAGCGCTTTGGTTCAAGCAGCTCGCCAAATTTATCGGTTTCATCTGCAGCATCGACCGGATGTGTTGGAGCAGCCTCCGCGCGGAGTGGTCATCCATCGCCGGACGCTGCGGGGGGATCTGATCTTTTCTGACTTCCCTATCCTATTGCCCCAAGAAACCTTTATCCCGATTCAGCATTTGGAACAGGTGGCCTGAAGATCCCTTCTGATGAGCTTCCAAGCCGGGTAGGATGACAGGACAGACCCGCTCGTTCTTCGGATGGCTGCTCATGCTCAACCTTCTCCTCACTAGCTGGGAGTTTCGCCTGCTGGGTTGGGTGGCGGTGTTGCTGTTAGGAGCTTGTGTGGGCAGTTTTTTGAATGTGGTCGTTTACCGCCTACCGAATGGGATGTCGTTGATTCATCCAGGATCCCATTGCCCTACTTGCAAAACCCCCCTGGGGCCGACCGAGAATATTCCCATTGTGGGTTGGTTTTTGTTGCGGGGGCGCTGTCGTCACTGTGGGGTATCGATCAGCTGGCGTTATCCAGCGGTAGAGGCGCTGACGATGGGGCTCTTTGCTCTCAGCATTGGGGTTTTGGGGTTATCGGCCCAAGGGATCCTCACCTGCGTCCTGTTCAGTTGGCTGCTGGCTTTGGCCCTGATTGATTTAGATACCTTTTTGCTGCTGGAAGAACTGACCCGTTCGGGATTGCTGATGGGCCTTGTGGCTCGGTTGGCCCTACCTTGGCTGGAGGGATCCGGCTCTTGGCCAGCTATGGGGATGTCGCTGGTGGGGGGGATTGCGGGGGCGGTGCTGGGCATTTGGCTGCTGGAGGGAATTGGCCTCTTGGCCCGCTGGGTGCTGAAGCGAGAGGCGATGGGGTTAGGGGATGGCAAGCTTATGGCCTTAATCGGCATGTGGTTGGGGTGGCCGGGGGTGGTGGTGACCCTGATCGGGGGTTGCCTTTTTGGGTTGTTGGGCAGTGGTTTGGCGATGGGGTTGGGCCGAGCCCGTTTGGGTAAGCCGATCCCCTTCGGCCCTTACCTGGCAATGGGTGGGGGAGTAGCAGCTTTGGCCGGATCCCAATTGGTGGAAGGTTACCTACGTTGGTCGGGGCTGCTGGAATAAACTGCTGGAGTAGACAGGGAAATTTTTGACGGGAAGCGGATCCCACTGTGTACCCAACTAAGCAGTTCAAGACAGCTCCAGAAGATCAAAACAAGAACAGATCAAGATCAAAACCCATGACAGAACCTTTCCAAACCCGAGCCCTTAGCGAGGATGTGGATGCCATTGCTCCCGACCAATCGGAAATTCGCTTTTTGGTGCAGGTTCAGGGGGGCAGTATGGTGCATTGTTCCTTACCGGTCGGAGCAGTGTCTTTGGCGGTGACCCATCGCACTGTTGCGGAGGTGTGGTACGTGGTGGCTGGGCAGGGGGAACTGTGGCGGCAACAGGGGGATCGACAGGATGTGGTGACCTTACGCGCGGGGCTCAGTCTTTCCATTCCCCTCGGTACCCAGTTTCAATTTCGCAATACGGGAACAGATCCCTTGCAGTTCATCATTGTCACGATGCCCCCTTGGCCTGGGGCGGATGAAGCAGTGCGGGTGCCGGATTACTGGCCTATTAGTTCATAACTTCTTCATACAGCCTTTTCCGACTTCACACAGGCCCTTGAGCTAGGCAAAAAAACTTATCGGGCAAGGGAGTGACCTAAATCTGCCCTATCAGATAACGCTGGAAAAGGCTGTAACTTCTGAGTTGGTGGTATCTTGAAACCGCACCTGAGAGAGGATAGGGCTTTGGCTGAAGATCTGTTGATTCGCGATGCTGAGCTGCTGGTGCCAGAAGGGGATCCCTGGCGGGGGGATGTTTGGGTGCAAGATGGAATCATCGCCCAAATAGGTCGTTCTATTTCCCCAGAAGGGGTGGCACGGGTGATCGAGGCAGAGGGTAAAACCCTGATGCCAGGGGTGATCGACCCTCAGGTGCATTTTCGGGAACCAGGTCGAGAACATAAAGAAGATCTGCAAACGGGATCCTGGGCCTGTGCCCGCGGTGGAGTGACCAGCTTTTTGGAGATGCCCAATACGGATCCCCTGACGATTAACCAAGCTGCGCTAGATGACAAATTGGCCCGTGCCGCCAGCAAATGTGTGGTCAATTACGGCTTTTTTGTCGGAGCTACTGTCGATAACCTGAAGGATCTGCAAACGGTGCAGGGAGCCTGTGGGATCAAGATCTTTATGGGATCCATGCACGGCCCTTTGTTAGTTGATGATCAGGCCGCCCTAGAACGTATTTTTGCCGAAACGGATCCGAAGTTTTTAATTGCGGTTCATGCCGAAGATCTCAGCCGGATTCACGCTCGTAAGGCCACCTTTGCCGAACAAACGGATGTTGCCATTCATTCCCAAATTCAGGACGAAGAATCGGCACTGATCGCTAGCCAACGGGCATTGGATTTATCTACTCGTTACCAGCATCGCCTGCATATTTTGCATCTTTCTACTGGGCTAGAAGTGCAGCTATTGCGGCAGCACAAACCCGCTTGGGTAACAGCAGAAGTCACACCGCAACATCTACTCCTGAGCACCGCCGACTATGCCCGCCTGGGATCCCTAGTCCAGATGAACCCGCCCCTACGGGATCCTGATAACAACGAACAGCTGTGGCAAGGTTTGCGGGATGGCATTTTGGACTGCATCGCCACCGATCATGCCCCCCACACCCTAGAGGAGAAAGCTCAGCCCTATCCGGGATCCCCCTCGGGAATGCCGGGGGTAGAAACTGCTTTGCCTCTGATGCTGACGGCAGCTCAACAGGGTCGCTGTACGCTGGCCCAGGTGGTGCAGTGGATGTGTGAGGCTCCGGCCCGTCTGTACGGGATCCCCAACAAGGGGCGCTTGCAGGTGGGGTACGATGCGGATTTGGTGCTGGTGGATCTGCATACCCCCAAACCGGTACAGCGGGAGGAGGTCTTGTCCAAGTGCGGCTGGAACCCTTTTGAGGGCTGGGAACTGGTGGGTTGGCCGCAGGTGACTGTGGTGGGTGGGCAGATTGCCTTTAGCGAAGGGAAGGTGGATCCCACGGTGCGGGGTAAGGCTTTACAGTTTCGCCGCTAATGCTCCGCAACGCCGACCCGACAGGGAT contains:
- a CDS encoding DUF4131 domain-containing protein, yielding MDGTYLLGLGWILGLLMRAWPQGAGWGWGVPLGLGLLGSLLCRKRPRWVRTWLAMGLVGWIAWGYLGWRQPFPGPTDISLLAPQQGISIVGEITSEPRLTRSERLQFWLQAEQC
- the cphA gene encoding cyanophycin synthetase, which encodes MRIQSIRVLSGPNYWSIRRQKLIQMRLDLEDLQERPTNEIPGFKEGLEALLPGLWEHHCSRGCYGGFLQRVEEGTWMGHVVEHVALEMQTMAGMAVDFGRTRETSTPGTYNVVFEYQEAEAGRFAAKAAVYLCQALVDGEDYRRDLELDIQELREIRENVRFGPSTQSLLDEATLRGIPHLRLSKGSLVQLGYGVHQKRIEATTTEKTSIIATDLAGDKRATKELLQDMGIPVPKGYTVRRRSELKATIEDVGGYPVVIKPLNANHGKGITVNITSLEAAETAYDAASQHSDVVLVEKHLVGEDYRLLVINNKLVAVAKRIPAYVVGDGRSTIQELIDEVNKDPRRGFGHENVLTLISVDDMTRRVLEGKGYTLDTVLPRGEHCTLKSTANLSTGGIAVDCTDIIHPYNLFIAERAAQIIGLDVAGIDLICPDITQPVNETGGGIVEVNASPGLRMHLAPSEGLPRNVAEPIINMLFPPGSHTRIPILAVTGTNGKTTTTRLIAHILKGIGKRVGFTTTDGVYIQNHQIAKGDMTGPYSARLVLRDPTVEVAVLETARGGILREGLGFPESDIGVVLNVTSDHLGIGDIDTLEEMARVKSVLVEAVHERGYAVLNADDGLVAAMAENVKATVAYFSMNPENPLVQKHIASGGTAAVYEEGYISIVKRGWKLRIEDVTNIPLTLSGKASFMIQNALAATLAAFLHGVSIDDIRMALGTFTSSVAQTPGRLNLFDVGGYQVLVDYAHNAAGYEAIQTTLERWDCQQKIGVIGGPGDRRNSDLQELGVLAARMFDRAIVKEDDDRRGRDPGEVAALIRQGWEQEKAGSSLQDILDEAEAIETALEKAETGDLVVIFPADVQRTIQIIGRFQDKLNPKPSYRSSSYSMGPDFVPHPHSGKPLEVDGVTATGTPE
- a CDS encoding prepilin peptidase, with the protein product MLNLLLTSWEFRLLGWVAVLLLGACVGSFLNVVVYRLPNGMSLIHPGSHCPTCKTPLGPTENIPIVGWFLLRGRCRHCGVSISWRYPAVEALTMGLFALSIGVLGLSAQGILTCVLFSWLLALALIDLDTFLLLEELTRSGLLMGLVARLALPWLEGSGSWPAMGMSLVGGIAGAVLGIWLLEGIGLLARWVLKREAMGLGDGKLMALIGMWLGWPGVVVTLIGGCLFGLLGSGLAMGLGRARLGKPIPFGPYLAMGGGVAALAGSQLVEGYLRWSGLLE
- a CDS encoding cupin domain-containing protein codes for the protein MTEPFQTRALSEDVDAIAPDQSEIRFLVQVQGGSMVHCSLPVGAVSLAVTHRTVAEVWYVVAGQGELWRQQGDRQDVVTLRAGLSLSIPLGTQFQFRNTGTDPLQFIIVTMPPWPGADEAVRVPDYWPISS
- a CDS encoding dihydroorotase, which codes for MAEDLLIRDAELLVPEGDPWRGDVWVQDGIIAQIGRSISPEGVARVIEAEGKTLMPGVIDPQVHFREPGREHKEDLQTGSWACARGGVTSFLEMPNTDPLTINQAALDDKLARAASKCVVNYGFFVGATVDNLKDLQTVQGACGIKIFMGSMHGPLLVDDQAALERIFAETDPKFLIAVHAEDLSRIHARKATFAEQTDVAIHSQIQDEESALIASQRALDLSTRYQHRLHILHLSTGLEVQLLRQHKPAWVTAEVTPQHLLLSTADYARLGSLVQMNPPLRDPDNNEQLWQGLRDGILDCIATDHAPHTLEEKAQPYPGSPSGMPGVETALPLMLTAAQQGRCTLAQVVQWMCEAPARLYGIPNKGRLQVGYDADLVLVDLHTPKPVQREEVLSKCGWNPFEGWELVGWPQVTVVGGQIAFSEGKVDPTVRGKALQFRR